A DNA window from Doryrhamphus excisus isolate RoL2022-K1 chromosome 2, RoL_Dexc_1.0, whole genome shotgun sequence contains the following coding sequences:
- the prkab1a gene encoding 5'-AMP-activated protein kinase subunit beta-1a codes for MGNTSSERAAMGHGEKALRRDSRGTKDGERPKILMDSPEDADIFHGEDIKAPLEKEEFLAWQDLEAEDKGPTLNRPTVFRWTGDGKEVYLSGSFNNWANKIPLIRSQNTFVTIVGLPEGEHQYKFYVDGQWTHDPAEPVITSQLGTVNNIIQVKKTDFEVFDALMVDSQKCSDMSDLSSSPPGPYHQDAYVPKQEEKFKSPPILPPHLLQVILNKDTGISCDPALLPEPNHVMLNHLYALSIKDGVMVLSATHRYKKKYVTTLLYKPI; via the exons ATGGGCAACACAAGCAGCGAGAGGGCCGCGATGGGCCACGGGGAGAAGGCCCTGCGACGGGACAGCAGGGGCACAAAGGATGGCGAGAGGCCCAAAATCCTGATGGACAGCCCAGAGGATGCGGATATTTTCCATGGGGAGGACATAAAA GCTCCCTTAGAGAAAGAAGAGTTCCTTGCATGGCAAGACTTAGAAGCGGAAGACAAAGGGCCAACTTTAAACCGTCCAACTGTTTTTCGCTGGACTGGTGATGGCAAGGAGGTCTACCTGTCTGGATCCTTCAACAACTGGGCTAATAAGATTCCTCTGATTAGAAG TCAGAACACCTTTGTGACCATTGTGGGACTACCTGAAGGGGAACACCAGTACAAGTTTTACGTGGACGGCCAGTGGACTCACGACCCAGCAGAG CCAGTTATCACCAGTCAGCTGGGCACAGTCAATAATATCATCCAGGTGAAGAAAACTGACTTTGAGGTATTTGATGCTCTTATGGTGGACTCGCAGAAGTGCTCCGACATGTCAG ACCTGTCCAGCTCTCCTCCCGGGCCGTATCACCAGGACGCTTATGTTCCAAAACAAGAGGAAAAGTTTAAGTCTCCACCGATACTTCCACCACACCTGCTCCAGGTCATCCTCAATAAAGACACTGGAATATCA TGTGATCCTGCACTCCTGCCAGAACCAAACCATGTCATGCTCAACCATCTCTACGCACTTTCCATTAAG GATGGCGTAATGGTACTCAGCGCCACACATCGCTACAAGAAGAAGTATGTCACCACCTTGCTATATAAACCCATCTGA